One genomic window of Branchiostoma lanceolatum isolate klBraLanc5 chromosome 5, klBraLanc5.hap2, whole genome shotgun sequence includes the following:
- the LOC136434257 gene encoding short transient receptor potential channel 4-like, producing the protein MTPVMLAALKNNYDILKMLLQAGFPRPETDAYQWTLSISQAQAWLDAYRAVCSPFYILLTSTDPFRTAFRTAKALRDVCWKREQYRPELERLADQCETLACELLEEVRSNEELDILGHTDDPEGRPDELVGTLQLAVDLKQRQFVTQPLCVEYIMHSRLTEVFDFHEVFRNWEKKPVIYAALWGLAIQLSYPLLCLAYIIAPDSKIGRFSRLYFVREYCWNMSWFMFMALLLIETQYYQVGAVEVDSIVQGTPLRVPYIELSVSQMFIMLWVASIFLEELHEVRLEGFGRYFRQFWNILDFTLVALYLAQLALRFVAQARLDVYSEDTVATVWMTKAKPDIFRPVAVADAIFSLFTIAVFMRSVSIFGHNRYLGTLMISIGRMFADIVNFLSMSGLVAFAFASGLNQLYWYYGTVHDYLCEKYSKSNLKTVGCQASHGFSTLFKTLESLFWATFGISDLSMLELDPDNNTLEALRIHEQPVLTEAVGKLIFAMFHVMVVLVLLNLLIAIMSDSYQRTQDDKRRDWTFAIVQHTMFSLRVDLSLAPPFNLLLLLKNGVSWLLCALCRRGNRRSPHTAGQGSVHPPSPSQQERQEKYKMIIDRLVNRYLLRKERQMEDQG; encoded by the exons ATGACTCCGGTAATGCTGGCAGCCCTCAAGAACAACTACGATATCCTGAAGATGCTGCTTCAGGCTGGCTTCCCTAGACCTGAAACAGACGCTTATCAGTGGACACTTTCCATCAGTCAAGCCCAGGCTTGGCTGGACGCGTACCGCGCGGTGTGCAGTCCGTTTTACATCCTCCTGACCAGTACCGACCCGTTCCGAACGGCCTTCCGGACGGCCAAGGCTCTGCGAGACGTTTGTTGGAAGCGGGAGCAGTACCGACCTGAGCTGGAGCGGCTGGCGGATCAGTGCGAGACGTTAGCTTGTGAGCTGCTGGAGGAAGTACGCAGCAACGAGGAACTGGACATCCTGGGACACACGGACGACCCGGAAGGCCGGCCCGATGAGTTGGTTGGTACTCTGCAATTGGCCGTGGACCTCAAGCAACGACAG TTCGTGACGCAGCCTCTCTGCGTGGAGTACATCATGCATTCAAGGCTCACGGAGGTGTTCGACTTCCATGAAGTATTCAGAAATTGGGAGAAGAAGCCTGTCATCTACGCAGCACTTTGGGGACTCGCAATTCAATTATCATACCCACTGCTGTGCCTGGCATACATTATCGCACCGGACTCCAAG ATTGGGAGGTTCTCAAGACTATACTTCGTCCGCGAGTACTGCTGGAACATGTCGTGGTTCATGTTTATGGCCCTGCTGCTGATTGAGACTCAGTACTACCAGGTTGGAGCGGTGGAGGTGGACAGTATCGTCCAGGGAACACCTTTGCGCGTACCGTACATAGAGCTGTCAGTGTCCCAGATGTTCATCATGCTGTGGGTGGCTA GCATCTTTTTGGAAGAGCTACACGAAGTTCGACTCGAGGGCTTTGGGAGGTACTTCAGACAGTTTTGGAACATTCTGGACTTCACGCTCGTGGCCCTGTACCTGGCACAGCTTGCACTTCGGTTTGTGGCTCAAGCCCGG CTCGATGTCTATAGTGAGGACACTGTTGCTACTGTGTGGATGACAAAGGCAAAACCAGACATCTTCCGGCCTGTTGCAGTGGCTGACGCCATCTTCTCCCTCTTCACCATTGCCGTGTTCATGCGCTCTGTGTCCATCTTCGGCCACAACCGCTACCTGGGGACACTGATGATCTCCATCGGACGGATGTTTGCGGACATCGTCAACTTCCTCTCCATGTCCGGTCTGGTCGCGTTTGCCTTCGCGAGCGGGCTGAACCAGCTGTACTGGTACTACGGGACGGTTCACGACTACCTTTGTGAAAAGTATTCCAAAAGTAACCTGAAGACAGTGGGCTGTCAAGCGTCGCATGGATTCAGCAC CCTTTTCAAGACTCTAGAGAGCCTATTCTGGGCCACCTTCGGTATCTCTGACCTGTCCATGTTGGAGCTGGACCCTGACAACAACACGCTGGAGGCGCTCCGGATCCACGAGCAGCCGGTTCTCACGGAGGCGGTGGGCAAGCTCATCTTTGCGATGTTCCATGTCATGGTAGTTCTGGTACTGCTCAACCTGCTGATCGCCATCATGAGCGACTCATACCAGAGAACACAA GATGACAAGCGAAGAGACTGGACGTTCGCAATCGTACAGCACACCATGTTCTCTCTTCGAGTTGACCTGTCCCTGGCGCCGCCCTTCAACCTGCTCCTGCTGCTGAAGAACGGCGTGAGTTGGCTGCTGTGTGCCCTGTGTCGCCGGGGAAACAGACGCTCTCCGCACACAGCT
- the LOC136435222 gene encoding uncharacterized protein translates to MAGKHHTGTPQALQMEDQDFMSEIFYRQTVPMSADAFWSAALKDPIAFMTCNERMEDLRITNVPPGGLVGDVGTGFSFYTDVGDEDKHEVETTIVEKDEGQRRLTFENVPSFQFKKVQVSLQVIEVDQDTAMYVVKFSYVSTKEKIKKRNDPVVRDRSLPVFVHNVMDMVARKNGGQHQVEFDINCGTETFWRILSNIHDVSWLQNTTLVKVDEKSRKRTIEVQGNKQAEEELVLVDHDDHTFISVIQDVNVTGVQYLRTQIVLEAVNPYVTRLKYRSSFLPETGQESVKRLMDVRATFLKGKYGIQEPQSLTRAPTFDEVWNRRGKHTVTVSGTISEPVEEVWEAFRPFGPESMQFWPQIKSLVLDPPGKDEVGSVRTVVHDTTSKRERLEERDDIKHVMVYSLLPGTMHPNIFKTYSEVTMVTMEEVLGPDGIYETVVKFECFLDGKPRYPLNIEKEARNTLYTGVFKNLRKYMKVEVGKLKVTLQKAINLKHVGTEDDPCPDPYVVMLVNDAAKPEVSNVCSDMQKPVWNQKFVFPLTNTSQTLYFTIMDKNYDGSPDTVMGTTEVDISTLQSGEERQMDLPVDEGGTLKVTLMMVMFDKPLTPQQQVVNFKKTWNNLLGELQALAAELEQVLQNFAVGGNIYEMAIYERLKANPHLPLEKLPGFAVGLPVEQFPHADKVARAVGRLMTFVSQQAGILLRQKAELLKGNQWGLYESFFGQILPAPEKIIATWRDDGEFTRQYIQGMNPVMLRVCQSLQEIPIALVGLKGQGKTVSGLIDERRLFIVDYNILREIPQQPGKCFYAPTLLMYREILEDGKSRLSILGFQLDTRKACNQVYTPEYGKTYPNKYLFAKMHVTCADAQYHNFVSHLLLTHLAMEPIVVAANHYLSPDHPILCLLKPHFKDTIAINFLARHTLISRILPVTDPEFSVGTGGGLMMCVMRWNKYNFKEESFPEQLKKRGFADGSDGLEDYYYRDDGMKLWNILKKYVTSAVDESYKTDQDVEADKELQAFAQMTCEEGQVHGFPTNIASKGLLMEVLTNTIFNMSAQHAAINFPQWDYGGYLPNRPEMLTKPMPDTEGDMTEKELVEALPGPFPTTLQILLKYALSMPSLTTLTKLTSEQTGNKFGEAHAVLQDELGEQSEFIKKRNEQLAEEGKFTYSYLDPEHVPMSIDI, encoded by the exons ATGGCAGGCAAGCACCACACAGGCACCCCACAAGCATTACAGATGGAGGATCAAG ATTTCATGAGCGAGATCTTCTATCGGCAAACAGTACCAATGTCAGCAGATGCCTTCTGGTCTGCTGCTTTGAAGGACCCAATTGCGTTTATGACATGCAATGAGCGCATGGAAGACCTGCGGATTACGAACG TGCCGCCTGGAGGACTTGTTGGAGACGTTGGGACCGGATTCTCATTCTACACCGATGTAGGAGACGAAGATAAACACGAGGTAGAGACGACCATAGTAGAGAAGGACGAAGGACAGAGGAGACTTACATTTGAGAATGTACCGAGCTTTCAATTCAAAAAAGTTCAGGTATCCCTTCAG GTGATTGAAGTCGACCAAGACACAGCAATGTATGTGGTGAAGTTCAGCTATGTCTCCACCAAAGAGAAGATCAAGAAGAGGAATGATCCCGTCGTGAGAGACAGATCGTTGCCTGTCTTTGTCCACAACGTCATGGACATGGTAGCCAGGAAGAACGGAGGACAACATCAGGTCGAGTTCGACATCAACTGTGGGACTGAAACGTTTTGGAGGATCCTGAGTAACATCCATGACGTCTCCTGGCTCCAAAATACCACCC TGGTGAAAGTGGACGAAAAAAGTCGAAAGAGGACGATTGAGGTACAGGGTAACAAGCAAGCTGAGGAGGAGCTGGTGTTAGTGGACCATGACGATCACACTTTCATCTCGGTCATCCAAGACGTCAACGTAACAGGAGTACAGTACTTGAGGACACAG ATTGTGCTGGAGGCCGTCAATCCTTACGTTACCCGTCTGAAGTACCGGAGCAGCTTCCTCCCCGAGACAGGCCAGGAGTCCGTCAAACGTCTCATGGATGTAAGAGCTACTTTCCTGAAGGGAAAGTATGGCATTCAAGAACCACAAAGCCTCACCAGGGCTCCTACGTTTGACGAAGTATGGAACAG ACGAGGAAAGCACACGGTGACAGTCAGCGGGACAATATCGGAGCCTGTGGAGGAAGTCTGGGAGGCGTTCCGTCCATTTGGCCCG GAGAGCATGCAGTTCTGGCCACAGATCAAATCGCTGGTTCTCGACCCGCCTGGTAAGGACGAAGTGGGGAGTGTCCGGACGGTGGTCCATGACACCACCTCCAAGAGGGAACGACTAGAGGAGCGAGATGACATCAAACATGTCATG GTCTACTCCTTGTTGCCTGGCACGATGCACCCAAACATCTTTAAGACATACAGTGAGGTTACCATGGTGACCATGGAAGAGG TTCTGGGCCCTGACGGGATTTATGAAACAGTGGTGAAGTTTGAGTGCTTCCTTGATGGCAAGCCCAGGTATCCGCTCAACATTGAAAAGGAGGCCCGCAACACTCTCTACACTGGAGTCTTCAAGAACCTGAGGAAATACATGAAGGTAGAGGTTGGCAAGTTGAAGGTGACTCTACAAAAGGCAATCAACCTGAAGCATGTTGGCACAGAGG ATGATCCCTGTCCCGATCCCTATGTTGTCATGCTGGTCAACGATGCAGCAAAACCTGAAGTGTCGAACGTGTGCTCCGATATGCAGAAGCCTGTCTGgaatcaaaagtttgtcttccccCTCACCAACACCAGTCAGACGTTGTACTTCACCATCAt GGACAAGAACTATGATGGGTCTCCAGACACTGTGATGGGGACTACAGAAGTGGACATATCCACCCTGCAGTCTGGAGAGGAGAGACAGATGGACCTACCTGTAGATGAAGGGGGGACACTCAAGGTCACCCTGATGATGGTCATGTTTGACAAGCCTCTCACACCGCAGCAGCAAGTTGTGAATTTCAAGAAAACGTGGAACAACCTGCTGGGGGAGCTGCAGGCTCTTGCAGCTGAGCTGGAACAAGTTCTGCAAAACTTCGCTGTCGGTG GCAACATATACGAGATGGCCATTTACGAGAGGCTGAAGGCAAATCCGCACCTCCCACTTGAAAAACTACCAGGCTTTGCAGTGGGTCTTCCAGTTGAACAGTTCCCTCACGCAGACAAGGTGGCAAGAGCCGTCGGACGACTGATGACGTTTGTTTCACAGCAG GCTGGGATCTTACTCCGACAGAAGGCAGAGCTTCTGAAAGGTAACCAGTGGGGCCTGTATGAGTCATTCTTTGGACAGATCCTCCCCGCTCCAGAAAAGATCATCGCAACTTGGAGGGATGACGGGGAGTTTACCCGACAGTACATACAAG GAATGAACCCAGTGATGCTGAGGGTGTGCCAGTCATTGCAGGAGATTCCCATTGCTCTGGTGGGGCTGAAGGGGCAGGGCAAGACAGTCTCAGGACTGATTGACGAGCGACGACTCTTCATTGTGGACTACAACATCCTGAGAG AGATCCCCCAACAACCAGGGAAGTGCTTCTATGCCCCCACCCTGCTGATGTACAGGGAGATACTTGAGGATGGGAAGTCTCGCCTTAGCATCCTGGGATTCCAGCTGGACACCAGGAAAG CGTGCAACCAGGTGTACACCCCCGAGTATGGGAAGACATATCCCAACAAGTACCTGTTTGCCAAGATGCATGTGACGTGTGCCGACGCCCAGTACCACAACTTCGTGTCCCACCTCCTGCTGACCCATCTCGCCATGGAGCCGATCGTGGTGGCTGCCAACCACTACCTGAGCCCCGACCACCCCATTCTCTGCCTGCTCAAGCCACACTTCAAGGACACCATCGCTATCAACTTCCTGGCCCGCCACACCCTGATATCACGCATACTCCCCGTGACTGATCCTGAGTTCTCCGTGGGAACGGGTGGAGGGCTGATGATGTGTGTAATGAGATGGAACAAATACAACTTCAAGGAGGAAAG TTTTCCTGAGCAACTGAAGAAGCGAGGGTTTGCTGATGGCTCTGATGGTCTGGAGGATTACTACTACAGGGACGACGGCATGAAGCTGTGGAACATCCTGAAGAAGTACGTCACCTCTGCAGTGGACGAGTCGTACAAAACCGACCAGGACGTCGAGGCCGACAAGG AGCTTCAGGCATTTGCACAGATGACATGTGAGGAAGGACAGGTGCATGGATTTCCTACTAACATTGCCTCAAAGGGATTGCTtatg GAAGTACTCACCAACACCATCTTCAACATGAGTGCACAGCACGCCGCTATCAACTTTCCCCAGTGGGACTATGGCGGATATCTCCCAAACAG GCCTGAAATGCTGACGAAGCCCATGCCAGACACCGAGGGAGACATGACAGAGAAAGAGCTGGTCGAGGCTCTGCCTGGACCGTTTCCTACAACTCTGCAAATCCTGCTGAAGTACGCTTTGAGCATGCCGTCACTCACCACTCTTACCAAG CTGACGTCAGAGCAAACTGGTAACAAGTTTGGGGAGGCCCATGCAGTGCTACAGGATGAACTGGGGGAGCAGTCTGAATTCATCAAGAAACGGAACGAACAGCTGGCAGAAGAGGGCAAGTTCACCTACTCCTACCTGGACCCTGAGCATGTTCCTATGAGTATTGATATCTAG